A portion of the Pseudomonadales bacterium genome contains these proteins:
- a CDS encoding cytochrome b, which produces MLDNRSQLSKTTLTLHWLVGLMMISLLSIGIYMTETKAYGL; this is translated from the coding sequence ATGCTAGATAATCGATCACAGTTATCCAAAACCACGCTGACGCTGCACTGGCTCGTCGGCTTGATGATGATTAGCCTGCTATCCATTGGCATTTACATGACAGAAACCAAGGCATATGGTTTATA